Genomic segment of Primulina tabacum isolate GXHZ01 chromosome 11, ASM2559414v2, whole genome shotgun sequence:
taaaataatattttatttgtggttgtctctccaaatttggctataataggggtgcattgtaatgtatggagatatccctcattttataaACAAATccttgagttcataatatttttctctttgttttttctttatttcttcatttaagtatatttagcatgttaatttcatattcaaaattttacactttgaataatgaataactaacttctcaaagttaagatgaaaatatgaaactcttggtatgataataaggttattaaaaggtaataatcgattttttatattgtttaatcattatttttttatattttatttatttctttaagcattattataccctacttataattgggagttttgatttattgttgctatgtGTTACACTAAATAATTgttaccatttaaatgttagtatGGTATTAGCAACCATTTAAAgttgatgccttgtttattatatatgaatatatcaaaatattaatttcttggtactatgtaaatgtttgtttggttttaccaaccatttaaagtgcgaaccttgatttaatgtttacaaaatatatatagcacaataaatacttgacaacatttataagtttcggtatatattatatacttataagataataatatataacataatataaatatgattatttaatatatcagaaccattttattaagtgaatttcattatttttcattgatgttaactttattaaaataccaaagagTGGATCctctaatctcaactacttgaattaaaatttgaacaattaaaaattagtaattaaagaatcaaacaattaaaagcaaaaaaaatacaaaacaaaAGGACATTGTACTGGACATGTAATTACCTTAACTTCCCTGTAGATATGATATTtgaactcaccgaattatactacttgtggacaatcTGCTCTTGGGAGTTCAACAATCAAAGCCGCATAAAGTTTTTGGCGTCGTttccggggaagtataatttaatttcaagtctatttaattttgtttataatttatttttctttctttgaatttttattgattttgtgtttttcttcttttcttttgcatttgcatgagcatttggtcacatAAACTTAGTGAttgactcattcgaaataacattttattttcacaaaacatggcggaagaatatatccaagaaaataaagattaaattcaatctcaacacgatcatgatagacgaagaacacatAGAGatcatgtggggacccggacgctaattcaagtcttaatcattattaatgtcaaatataaccattaagaaaagtgggactaaatttttttttcttttaaatataaatgcggaaacgtaatgtaatctatttaatatacatgtcagtataaaagtacaaatcatgtagtacaagtttctatctcaactaggttcaacatctTTACATcgagtgctgaatcctattctgcttctgggcccggatctccacgctaactaaatctctcatcctcttcctgatcctgatcctgtcccacctgttgtcaagcacacatacaaacaagacaacagacggataactccggtgagaattacattcccagtataaatcatgtatacatgcatttaatataaacagatataacatagcatgaaacagatgttcatcacatgtatcaaaatcagaacatgaatcaatataaacatcgaatcacactctgtgattcttagactctgactcgacttatcctaatctagggatcccgatatgaataagaacgtaacaatctctcacctactccctcggtcgtggtgacggtacgttcttattacggactttggtcctagcTATACGGAATATCGGAAATAGAAGTCGCTCTTCTTCTAagtcacatcgatatgaccGAACGTCCGGTGCCTTGGCGGTTCTGTCCAAGACTAGGCGGGTCTTCCCTGGCTTATCTTGTCGAACCTCTGTGACATtgtgcaatggcccagcgactattctatcactatcaggcccctctgtcacgagatcaatcgcctacgactaggcgcatcagcctatgactcaatacataaatcaatagaccaaagataacaatcacatcaattgcaaatatcaatgcaataagatgaagtatgtgattttgggaaactccagtcaaatctaactcgagttgtgcaatcccgcatcaacatcaatttatacctttcgtttcgttctgtcgatttgactctgtcgaagtctcgaactccctagctatcaaatcaatctggcaataacaatatcgaatacactgtatcaatgtataactcaattcaagacctgttctaatcaatactcaaatcaaacataatcagatccatatcaatgatatcatgatacaatctcaatcaatactgaatctgatcaaatcaatctactgatgtttcgatggcataacaatacagtcttgataaccccgtcaatctccacatcacagatataatatcacaactcatactcgatatcaatacgaatcataatctacAATAATAACAGGTCGTGATATCAAttctgtacaatctcgatcatattacttcagaaaatcataacaattacatacacaatctgttcttcgatctgacttcaattatatactgatctgTAGATCCAGAATACATAATATCAGTCCAATCACAATTtccacaatatcataatttcaaacgatattagaattcaataaaacttacgtcctgttgtagttGTCGTTgttaggaacacagtactgtactcggattcaaattcggaCGGCCAGATCGttcacaattcaaaatctaaaatcaaaGACTTACGAATTCCTCAGATTCCCAATTCGTTCTCCTTTTCTGGTTGTTGAGGAAATGAaccattgtatatatatatattgcatgaaatggtacAAGTGGCTCGTTGCATGTTCTGCATGTctcgccgcgggtgcgctaagcgTACTGTATCACATCCAACAATTCAGAAGacacaaccgcgggtgcgctacattttgtaccgcaggtgcgctacccTCACTGTCCcaataccgcaggtgcggtaacttttatggcgcgggtgcactgactcTACTGTACACCAAACTCGAATTGCAACGTCGCCTAtccatgtctgttcttccattcccttagtcataatacatgataactcaaaagtatcaaactaaaatttcgggcattacatttcacatgaatcctacacgcactagtgcaccttcatgtcttgTTTTTCCCTcggatgcatctcatttcaattttaagcctagTATTATCAAACTTTTACCCAACTTTCATGGCAAAGATTCTGAAAAtctatacatgcatttacgagagtttgaagaagtgtgcaacacatataatgatctaaattgtagcatgaacaccattcgacttaagctttttcctttttctttaaaagataaagctaaaacttggatacaaaatcttagatcgggatccattcgaacttaggatgaattgcaacaacaatttttgaaaaaagatTTTTTCATCTCAAAGAACAAATTCTCttaaaaggcaaatcatcactttcactcaaaaaaaGGATAAGCTTTTTATCAGttttgggatagatataaagaattgtttaatctttgtccacatcatggttttgaaatatGGAGAGttatttctcaattttatgaaggcttaacacctaaatatagacaaatggttgaatttatgtgtaatggaacatttgaagacaaacatccaaacgaggcaattgagtatctcgattcattagctgaaaatgctcaaaattgggagaCTCATTACAAAAAAAATGGCTTTTCGCAGTGTGCAAATTCACTTTCCGAAGCGCGCATTGCACGATGCACAACtgcaagctgttgaaagttcaacATTATCAACGGCGTGCCTATGCGCGCCGCGGATAATATTATCTACGGCGTGCGTAATAGTATCCGCGGCGTGACTGCGCACACTGCAGATAATATACGTCGCAGATAATAGTATCCGCGGCATTCACAGATAATATTATCTGCGGCGTGCTTGTGCACGCCGTTGATAATAGTATCCGCGGCATGCATAAAAGCACGCCGCAGATACTATTATCGATAGCGCGCGGGCGCACGCCGTGGATACTATTATCGATAGCACGCACACGCATGCCGTGGATAATATTATCTGCAGCATGCAACGTACGCTGTTAATATTCATATCCGCAGTATGCAAACAAATTCCTACATCGTTCGTTTGCAAGCCGATAAAATCAAAttcgttaaaaaaaaatatcaatctAATGGACAAAAACAATAAaccaaaattttacaaaaaatttagtGTAACTTTAAGTTTAATCAACACATAATTGATAAATTTCATTGTTTTTCAGTATATCAAAACAGAAAGTCTGAAAATCCAAAGCAAGATAAGAAATCTATAACAACTAGCTGGTACATATATAACAATGATTAAACTTTCAATACACGCAAATCAGTAGAATATGTATCAATCGCACAATACTCTAAATTAGATAACCATGCGACCGTGCTTCCTATCGCGTCCTCGAGAAACTGTATTTCATCATTTGGTCGAATTAGGTCCACCTTCTCCAAAAAAAATCAACCCAAACTTTTCAAAAAGATTTAACAAGAACAACATGATGCAATTTTGTGTTTGGATCTGTGGATGCAATTCGACCTTCTGCAACAACTAATTCATCAGCACACCAATGAAGCAGCTTACATTTAGTATTAGCACGAATATCTCCAAGACTCACATTCCTCAAATTTTAATGTAAATAAACAATGAAAAGTTATTGATTCAACCGTATCTATTTTTGTAACAATTTTGCGGTTTAAAAATACACAATTTAAAGATAATTACCTGAGAAACATGATCAAAATCACCATTTTTCTTGGCACCAATATCGATATCACCATTGCTACCAACTTAATTCCCGATACCACTACCAATACCACCACTAGCAACCTAATTTTACTTTCAAATCGTGTCAAGAGATGTAATCATGATAATTCAAAAGCATTTAAGTGTGTATATATACCGaacatattttttatatgttttttttactaACCTGTTCTTGCTGATTTTGTTTATTCATACTTTGTAAAAACATGAACCTCATTTCTTGCATTTCTAGCTAATTTTGTTGCATTTGTTGTTGAAGGCTTTGTACCATAGTTTTAAGTTGTTGAACAGTTTCATTTTGTTTCACAGAAGCTCCAACTTTTGATGGTATAACTCTGAAGCCCATTCCGCGCACACTACCCCGAGCTTCCTTGCCAAACACAAGGCTAATTGCATCATCAACAATGTAAGTTTTGTTTTGAGATTCAGGTAGACATTCTTGTATTTCTTTCTGcaaaaaaattttttgttttgagAAAATAACATAGTTATCTGCAAGAACCAAGAGAAATAATCGGATTAAAAGAACTAGTTTGAAGGTTATCATCTCATTAACCCATAAAGCTACATGCTGGTACCTAAATCTGAGCGACAAATACAAAAGCAGCGATAACCAAGGTGAAGATCATGCCAAAGCTATACATAATTATCAGAATCAAGAGAATGTTAATGGTATGTCAATATAACCAATCAAGATCATGTCCTCACTTTCTATAATGCACATAATCACTTATTTGCCATGAAGTTTTCACTCAAACATGCAGTCCAAAGAATGAAAATCACCATGATAATTTTCTTCACTTCGTCTAATTTTTCCCGACTTATCCCTTCTGTCATAATGAGCATACTGTGTCAACATTTAAACCAACAAAAAGTTCTCTAGAAATGAATAAACTTAAATCATCTAGAAATATTCTCCTgcatttttcataaattaaccCTTAAATACTTATTTCCCAAGATGTTAACTTTAACAGCTATGTTTGTTATGTGTGGTTATTTCAAACAGCTACGTGTGGGAGACATCAGCAGTTTTACAGAATGGAAACCAATGACCAAATATGTACTCTACTTCAGAAcaaaaaatgaatatgttaattCTATTTTCCCAAATAAACATTACCTTATACAAGAAAAATGGTGCAAAGTTAATCTAATTTTTACCATTTTCTCTCCAACAGCTTCAGTACTAGGCTCTccattttttttcttgtgaCCTTCAATCCAAACTTGCGATCTCGTAATTTTTGTATCTGTCGGGCTTCTCTTTTCCTTTAATATGAGTATATATACAAAATCGTTAGAACATAATTCAAAAGATGTATATATCACTAAttacataaattataaaaaatttaaaaaattttaccATAATGTGAGCCAAACGAGAATAACCAATCCGGCTCATTGTGTCAATGTGATCTTGTTTTTTCCTCATCGCTCTAAATCTTTCACTGTTTTCCTGAGATTAGTTAAAATCGCACAATCAAACCGTTCAAAAGATTAAAACTTAGTAGTCTCTTGCCCAACCAAAGCAACACAACGAAATGAAAAAATGAAATGCAAAACTTCTTCTCCAATTTCCAGGGCACATCCAATATTACAGTGATGGATTCTTCCCGAATCACGTCGCAATCTGATTAAGAAGAAATGCTCACATGAACGAGAACAATACTGGAAGGGAGAGTAATCAGATCGCAACTTGAACAAGCTTGTGGCTTATTAATGCGCCTTTATCTTCATAGCAACTAAATGAAAGAATGCAATATGTCCAAACAACCATTACATCCAAACACACACCTAAACTACTGACAAAGCAGTTTCGTTGGGGCAATAGCACAATACATTAACCACAAAGATATAAATAGCACCAAAAAATTGAAAGGTAAAGCAAATGTATTAAGTGACCATAAAAGAGTCCAGAAAAATTCTCACTTGAAAGTTAGGTGATAATGTCTTCTGTACAAACAAGTCCCACTAATTTTGGTCCATAAATTCAGGCTTCAAAAGATTGAGATCTCGTGAAGCCAGTCGACTTTTATTAGCTTCTCGTACAAGTATTTGCAATCTAGATTTCCTATCTCGCCACAATTTTgctaaatttcgaaaaattgatTTCATTTCACAATCCTCAGCTTTGTAAGTCACCTGTACattaaataacaataaaatatgtcaacatttttttatgaaaatggaaATGAAAAATTAAGTAACTAAATACATTACCTAAAGACAGATCCACATCTTATCCTTCACTTCTTCGATGATGTCATTCCATCGATTTAATGTATAAGGCACAAATTCTTTTATCATGCAACCTAGGAAAGAAGCGAACTTCACTGAATTATCTCCAATCGGCTGTCCAAACTAATTACGCTCCAGCTCTTTACACTTTTCTTGGTCACTAATTATTTTCAACTTTGATGCACCCCGTCCTTTTTTCTTATCTGTTTTCTCATCATCGATTGGTTCTTTACCATGCAAATCATGTGATGAATTAGCTGAATTGTTAGAATCCATTCTCGATAACCTATTAGACATATTTTCCTGTAAAATGGAAAAAGATACATTGAAATGTATTAGTGTGCTTTAGTAAAATAAAACAAGATTTAAAATAGAAAACAATATAACCTGAATTTCATCTACAGATCCTTTGCTACgttttttgacaatttttctTATCTTTGGAATGTTATTTAATGACTTGATAAACATGTAATATGACATGATGCATCActgaaaataaacaagaaaataaatACATTAAACACTAAATAAATAGTTACATAACTTCATAAAAAAATGtatcaatcaaaataaataagTATAAAATCTATGCCTGAAAATTTCTGTCATGTCTCAGTCACATCGATTCCCTCACACTCATTCCTTGAGTACGGTTCTTTCTCAGTAATGTTAATCTCAAGTAGGGACACATCAAGAGGTGTTGATGACGTATAAGCATCTTCTTAATTCAAGCACATTCATGTTATTAATACCCCGCAGCGGCGCTTTTAGCAACACATACCAATTTGTTTCAACATTGTCCCTGGAATAGAATACTTGCTTTGCTTGTGATGCTAAAATGAAAGGATCACTTTCAAAAGTTTTTAGTCCTTGGTGTAAGCTGACAATTGTAAAACCATCTTCAATTTTGATATCAGTTCCAGGATTGGCCCAATCACACCTAAAAACAGACACTTTGAAAGAATAGTAGTCTAGCAAAACAATATCCCGTATAACCCCATAGTATGGTAGTCTTCCTGCTCTAAATGAATTGTCATTAGAATTAGATTGAAAAACAGTATCGACTTCAATGGAAACACCACTATCTTGTGTCGACCTTCCAACATCAATTATGTGGAACCGATGTCCATTTACAATATATCCCGTATAAGATGTAACATGCTTTCTTGGACCATGTGCTAGCCATTGAATTCGGTCTGAAGAGTTAACATGATCCTCTTTTGATAACCATTCAGCAAA
This window contains:
- the LOC142518635 gene encoding uncharacterized protein LOC142518635; translation: MRKKQDHIDTMSRIGYSRLAHIMEKRSPTDTKITRSQVWIEGHKKKNGEPSTEAVGEKMKEIQECLPESQNKTYIVDDAISLVFGKEARGSVRGMGFRVIPSKVGASVKQNETVQQLKTMVQSLQQQMQQN